The genomic interval TAGATAAGCTGTACTTTTTTGTCTGAGTTTCTTAGTTGCTGTGCAATTTCCTTTAGTGTGCTGCTCATTTTACGTCTCTATTTTCTCAGGTTCAGGGAAGTTCAATAACGCATCACGGTAGTATTCGTATTGCTTTTGCCGCAGCTCGATTTCTCGCGGTAAACCTTCGCTGATGGAGTTTGTGAGGGTGTCGAAATTGTCTAGGATGGAAATAATACGTTGTTGCTCAGAAATGGAAGGAACTGGAAAGCGGTATTCCATTATTTTGGGTTTGTTTCCACGAGGCATTTTTGCACCTTTAGCGTGGCGCATGTTGTACGCAAAAAACTTATCATCAGCTAAGACTTGGTACAGATAGCTTGGAATAATGGATGGATCTTTGGCGCGAACAGCGAGCACATCACCATTTGTACCGCCTTCACGATCTGCTTGCCATATTTTCTTTAAATAAGGTCTGATATTCCCTATCAAAATATCCTCGGTATTGTATTTAGTTAAATTACCATTAGTAGGAACGTGTTCAGATGGTTTTTTGCCAGCTCGATTTTGTAGAAGACTATCAACGCTTACATAGTTAGATTCATTAAGTTTTTCAAAGTTAATGCGGTCTTTTGAGTATTTAGCTACTTCCCCCAAAGTTTTCCACTCGACCTCATCATCTTCAAAGGTAAGTAATTTATCACGGTAGTAGTTGTATTGTTTTTCGCGTGCGCTAAGCTCATTGGTAAGCTCATTGGTAAGCTCATTGGTAAGCTCGGTAAAGGTATCCAAAATCCGCACAATTTCTTCTTGGACAGCAAGCGGTGGGATGGGGATTTCAAATTTTTTAAAGCCATTCATATCCACTGAGGCAAAGCTAGATTGTGTCGTATTCCTTTTGCACCATTCAGCAAGTTTAAAGCAGTAATAAAAAATAAATTTAATTACAAATTGTTCGCTGTATTTATTTTTTAAACTTAAATTTGTAAATCTTTGATTCGATAAATATGGCACTGTAACAAGCGCGTGAACACCTATAGTTGCAGAAGTAGCAATGATTATTGAATTTTCAGGGAACAGCTTTCCACCTTTAATGCCAGTTTCAGCAACCTTCTGAGTAGAGTCATTTAATATTTGGCCATTCTCTCTTATATCTTCCATTCTAAACCAAGGGATTGTGCCATTTTCCCAGTATTCTTTTTTCTTCTTAGATGGTGTATAGCCATTTTTTAAATTAAAAATTTCTTCAACGGGTTGCCATTCAACCTTAACACCCTCAAGTAGCCGATCTAAAAATCCTAAGGTCTGCATGCTCAACCCTCTATGCTGCTGCGATCAGCGGCCTCGATCTCGGCAACGATTGCGTCAATTTCGCTGCGCAGTCGGCTGATGTTGGTTACCGTTTCAGCAAGTTCGGCATTGAGTTCGGTGATGTTAATTTTTTCGCGGGTGTCTTTCGGCGCAACATAGGCGCTGACTGAGAGGTTGTAGTCGTTATCTCTAATCGTTTCAAGGCTGACCGATTGCGCGATATGATTAACGTCTTCTTTGTCGGTAAACAGCGCTAAGATGCGTGCGATATGGTCGTTGGTGAGAACGTTATTATTGGTTTCTTTTTTGAAAAAGTCTTCGCCGCTGGCGTCAATAAACAGGGTATCGCTGTCGGGTTTCTTTTTCGAGAGCACCAAGATATTTACCGCAATTGATGTGCCGAAAAAGAGATTCGGCGCGAGTGAGATCACGCTTTCAACGTGGTTATTTTCAATCAGGTATTCGCGGATCTTTTGCTCAGCGCCGCCGCGGTAAAAGATGCCGGGAAAGCAAACGATCGCCGCGCGTCCTTTAGCGGATAAGTAGTTCAGCGCGTGCAGCACAAAGGCAAAATCGGCTTTTGATTTGGGCGCTAATACGCCAGCTGGGGCAAA from Suttonella sp. R2A3 carries:
- a CDS encoding restriction endonuclease subunit S; translation: MQTLGFLDRLLEGVKVEWQPVEEIFNLKNGYTPSKKKKEYWENGTIPWFRMEDIRENGQILNDSTQKVAETGIKGGKLFPENSIIIATSATIGVHALVTVPYLSNQRFTNLSLKNKYSEQFVIKFIFYYCFKLAEWCKRNTTQSSFASVDMNGFKKFEIPIPPLAVQEEIVRILDTFTELTNELTNELTNELSAREKQYNYYRDKLLTFEDDEVEWKTLGEVAKYSKDRINFEKLNESNYVSVDSLLQNRAGKKPSEHVPTNGNLTKYNTEDILIGNIRPYLKKIWQADREGGTNGDVLAVRAKDPSIIPSYLYQVLADDKFFAYNMRHAKGAKMPRGNKPKIMEYRFPVPSISEQQRIISILDNFDTLTNSISEGLPREIELRQKQYEYYRDALLNFPEPEKIET